One genomic window of Thermococcus indicus includes the following:
- a CDS encoding DUF4932 domain-containing protein, giving the protein MKRLWALIILSLFIGAAAPQVTGYDVTERVSVEISPNSELLSVVYYLAFGHDPFVVDRGGYLDEVDSYFAPYRNHRAVQMLREHLEKASSISERDMRLFYIEYYLLLCTEPPELQPWGNIDDPWTLDFIGALRDFARESDFMTFYRTHQDYYLEDLRIYENALSLLPPDEFLSRYTDASNVRFEFLHPFLVAIHGHSFNPVRDGVQIYGAGGMVPLVRRDPQRTVWSYKTARDTMFGLPLNRDYVNNTGLDELIYLGFVYHELGHDITLPGLYANYGDTYSLAYLEDTIEEDMPYLARYDIHFWDRTGMIYEGFADGWLDFALSNVDPDYAALAVWLQRAWGEFWIDEVLRLYGRYAAMSVQNSVPLNDYVDEMLVDLRTMIPPENAGKLYDERVPVTPLRAFDRGAVKGRVVIVYGTQNPDPSGVERDRETADTIAQNLRVFYSQWNGTVEVSIKADVNVTDEDLNSNLVLVGGPYSNSLVDELDEGFPLRFVPAGDGHWILERNPDWEVYSYVLTSNEEDPVITGELEDITGTAAIMAVRNPHNPANYIVWVAGENRNLTALFQNPTYYLSSYEIWSEKGIEMGFYVQPLASS; this is encoded by the coding sequence ATGAAGCGACTGTGGGCTTTAATAATCCTGTCGCTCTTCATCGGAGCGGCCGCGCCGCAGGTGACCGGCTACGATGTGACCGAACGGGTGAGCGTTGAGATAAGTCCCAACTCCGAGCTGCTGAGCGTCGTTTACTACCTCGCCTTTGGCCACGACCCCTTCGTCGTAGACCGCGGGGGCTACCTCGATGAAGTTGATTCATATTTCGCCCCCTACAGGAACCACCGCGCGGTTCAGATGCTGCGGGAGCACCTTGAAAAGGCCTCTTCCATCTCGGAGAGGGACATGAGGCTGTTCTACATCGAGTATTATCTCCTCCTCTGCACGGAACCTCCTGAGCTCCAGCCCTGGGGGAACATCGACGACCCCTGGACGCTCGACTTCATCGGGGCATTGAGGGACTTCGCCAGGGAGAGCGACTTCATGACCTTTTACAGAACCCATCAGGATTACTACCTGGAAGACCTCCGGATATACGAGAACGCCCTCTCGCTCCTCCCGCCGGACGAGTTTCTGAGCAGATACACCGACGCTTCCAACGTCCGCTTCGAGTTCCTGCACCCGTTCCTGGTGGCGATACACGGCCACAGCTTCAACCCCGTCAGGGACGGCGTCCAGATATACGGGGCTGGGGGAATGGTACCCCTCGTTAGGCGCGACCCCCAGAGGACGGTTTGGAGCTACAAGACGGCGAGGGACACGATGTTCGGCCTGCCCCTCAACAGGGACTACGTGAACAACACGGGCCTTGACGAGCTTATCTACCTGGGCTTCGTCTACCACGAGCTGGGCCACGACATCACCCTGCCGGGCCTCTACGCCAACTACGGCGACACTTACTCCCTGGCCTACCTGGAGGACACCATTGAGGAGGACATGCCGTACCTAGCGCGCTACGACATTCACTTCTGGGACCGGACGGGAATGATATACGAGGGCTTCGCTGACGGCTGGCTGGACTTCGCGCTCTCCAACGTGGACCCCGACTACGCGGCCTTGGCGGTGTGGCTCCAGAGGGCCTGGGGCGAGTTCTGGATAGACGAGGTGCTCCGGCTCTACGGCAGGTACGCGGCAATGAGCGTCCAGAACTCCGTTCCCCTCAACGACTACGTGGACGAGATGCTCGTTGATCTGAGGACGATGATTCCCCCCGAGAACGCCGGCAAGCTCTACGACGAGCGCGTCCCGGTGACCCCGCTGAGGGCCTTCGACAGGGGTGCGGTGAAGGGTAGAGTAGTGATAGTTTACGGAACCCAGAACCCCGACCCTTCGGGGGTCGAGAGGGACAGGGAGACGGCCGATACAATAGCCCAGAACCTCAGGGTCTTTTACTCCCAGTGGAACGGGACGGTGGAGGTTTCGATCAAGGCGGACGTGAACGTCACCGACGAGGACCTGAACTCGAACCTGGTGTTGGTCGGAGGGCCCTACTCAAACTCGCTCGTCGATGAGCTGGACGAGGGCTTTCCACTGCGCTTTGTGCCCGCTGGAGACGGCCACTGGATCCTCGAGAGGAACCCCGACTGGGAGGTTTACTCCTACGTTCTAACCAGCAATGAGGAAGACCCCGTTATCACGGGGGAGCTCGAGGACATCACGGGAACCGCCGCAATAATGGCCGTGAGGAACCCACACAACCCGGCCAATTACATCGTCTGGGTGGCGGGGGAGAACAGGAACCTGACGGCCCTCTTCCAGAACCCGACGTACTACCTGAGCAGCTACGAAATATGGAGTGAAAAGGGAATAGAGATGGGGTTCTACGTTCAGCCGCTGGCGTCTTCCTGA
- the mrtA gene encoding CPBP family archaeomyxosortase MrtA produces the protein MKLRRNPYVLYALSLPFIIAVRYSGGGLFLWAGYNVLFYFALPLVLAYALGFERGELGVRAGRLSEYRWALFLFIATIPLSIYGTTIPSMKEYYPIFEYSGPLDFIVKELAVGVIMFAHEAFYRGILLFPLARRNEWLGILAQDVPYALVHIGKPGIEVPYSFVAGIVFAKLDLRAGSFLPSFLLHWLGSVLFDVLCVLL, from the coding sequence ATGAAACTCAGACGCAACCCGTACGTTCTCTACGCGCTTTCCCTACCATTTATCATCGCGGTCCGCTACAGCGGCGGCGGGCTCTTCCTCTGGGCGGGCTACAACGTCCTGTTCTATTTCGCCCTCCCCCTAGTCCTGGCGTATGCCCTCGGTTTCGAGCGGGGGGAGCTGGGGGTTCGGGCGGGCAGGCTTTCTGAGTACCGATGGGCCCTCTTCCTTTTCATCGCCACAATCCCTCTGAGCATCTACGGCACGACGATTCCGTCGATGAAGGAGTACTATCCAATATTCGAATACTCTGGACCGCTTGATTTCATCGTCAAGGAGCTGGCGGTAGGGGTGATAATGTTCGCCCACGAGGCTTTTTACAGGGGAATACTGCTCTTTCCCCTCGCCAGGAGGAACGAGTGGCTCGGGATTCTGGCGCAGGATGTTCCCTACGCCCTCGTCCACATTGGAAAGCCGGGCATAGAGGTTCCATATTCGTTCGTGGCGGGGATAGTCTTCGCCAAGCTTGACCTTCGGGCCGGAAGCTTCCTCCCCAGCTTTCTCCTCCACTGGCTTGGCTCGGTGCTCTTCGACGTCCTGTGCGTCCTCCTATAG
- the cysS gene encoding cysteine--tRNA ligase, whose translation MAIRVYNTLTKRKEEFRPLRDGEVRMYVCGPTVYDYTHLGHARTYVAFDVIRRYLEHRGYTVLMVMNFTDIDDKIIRRANETGEDPRELAERFLRLFLEDMKALKVKPADVYPRVTEHMDDIIEFVRKLQEKGYAYEGSDGVYFEVQRFRDYGKLSGIKLEELRKGARVEPGEGKKNPEDFALWKKAKPGEPKWESPWGEGRPGWHIECSTMSTKYLGESFDIHGGGNDLIFPHHENEIAQTEACTGHEWVKYWLHTGFLMVNGEKMSKSLGNFVTIREMLERYDPEVIRLFILQRHYRSPLDYTEEGIEHARNNLERLYNTLENIRVAMERADIAFKWGQEEFEAYEAIRNAREKFYSAMDDDFNTAEALKAVFEASNAVNRYLTKAEKPKESILRKALEFFRIVSEVFGIFEDYFREQRAGEEEALIQLLIDVRAQLRKERNFALADRIRAELREMGIQLEDTPQGTVWKRVKV comes from the coding sequence ATGGCCATAAGAGTGTACAACACCCTGACAAAGCGGAAGGAGGAGTTCAGGCCTTTGAGAGACGGGGAGGTCAGGATGTACGTCTGTGGGCCAACGGTTTACGATTACACTCACCTCGGCCACGCCAGAACCTACGTGGCCTTCGACGTTATCCGGAGATACCTTGAGCACCGCGGCTACACCGTTCTCATGGTCATGAACTTCACCGACATCGACGATAAAATCATCCGCAGGGCGAATGAAACCGGCGAGGATCCGAGGGAGCTTGCCGAGAGGTTCCTCCGCCTCTTCCTTGAGGACATGAAGGCCCTGAAGGTCAAGCCCGCCGACGTCTATCCGCGCGTCACCGAGCACATGGACGACATTATAGAGTTCGTGAGGAAGCTCCAGGAGAAGGGCTACGCCTACGAGGGAAGCGACGGCGTTTACTTTGAGGTTCAGAGGTTCAGGGACTACGGAAAGCTGAGCGGGATAAAGCTCGAGGAGCTCAGGAAGGGCGCTCGCGTTGAGCCCGGCGAGGGCAAGAAGAATCCCGAGGACTTCGCCCTCTGGAAGAAAGCCAAGCCCGGGGAGCCCAAATGGGAAAGCCCCTGGGGCGAGGGAAGGCCCGGCTGGCACATAGAGTGCTCCACGATGAGCACCAAGTACCTCGGCGAGAGCTTCGACATCCACGGTGGCGGCAACGATCTAATCTTCCCGCACCACGAGAACGAGATAGCCCAGACCGAGGCCTGCACAGGGCACGAGTGGGTCAAGTACTGGCTCCACACCGGCTTCCTGATGGTGAACGGGGAGAAGATGAGCAAGAGCCTCGGCAACTTCGTGACCATCAGAGAAATGCTGGAGCGCTACGACCCCGAGGTCATACGGCTGTTCATCCTCCAGAGGCACTACCGCTCGCCGCTCGACTACACTGAGGAGGGCATAGAGCACGCTAGGAACAACCTCGAGAGGCTCTACAACACCCTCGAGAACATCCGCGTGGCCATGGAGCGGGCCGATATAGCATTCAAGTGGGGTCAGGAAGAGTTCGAGGCCTACGAGGCTATAAGGAACGCGAGGGAGAAGTTCTACAGCGCCATGGACGACGACTTCAACACTGCCGAGGCTTTGAAGGCGGTGTTCGAGGCGAGCAACGCAGTCAACAGGTATCTAACGAAGGCTGAAAAGCCGAAGGAGAGCATCCTCCGCAAGGCGCTGGAGTTCTTCAGGATCGTAAGCGAGGTCTTCGGCATCTTCGAGGACTACTTCAGGGAGCAGAGGGCGGGCGAGGAGGAGGCCCTTATCCAGCTCCTCATCGACGTCCGCGCCCAGCTCAGGAAGGAGCGCAACTTTGCTTTGGCCGACAGGATAAGGGCAGAGCTCAGGGAGATGGGGATTCAGCTCGAGGACACCCCGCAGGGAACGGTCTGGAAGAGGGTTAAGGTCTGA
- a CDS encoding phosphoribosyltransferase, whose product MKKFPAYLASWDDIERWAKEGAWKILEDGWKPDVVVGLARGGWVAARLYCDYLGIKDLVSLKVEHWGVTATPDGKAKLKYGSNYDLGGKKVLIVDDISDTGESLTLARNYIEGKGPAEIRVATLLTIRGSRFKPDYYGEEIDWAWIVFPWNFVEDMINLVGNLFEEKEALTTDEIIDLFKELHGMEVPKGKLEEALRMAERRKVFKFREGAWRKA is encoded by the coding sequence ATGAAGAAGTTTCCGGCTTATCTCGCTTCTTGGGACGACATAGAAAGGTGGGCAAAGGAAGGTGCCTGGAAGATTCTCGAAGACGGCTGGAAGCCCGATGTTGTGGTCGGGCTTGCCAGGGGCGGCTGGGTTGCAGCGAGGCTCTACTGCGACTACCTCGGCATCAAGGACCTCGTCAGCCTCAAGGTCGAGCACTGGGGCGTCACAGCGACCCCGGACGGGAAGGCAAAGCTCAAGTACGGCAGCAACTACGACCTGGGCGGCAAGAAGGTTCTAATCGTCGACGACATCAGCGACACGGGGGAGAGCCTAACGCTCGCCAGGAACTACATCGAGGGCAAGGGGCCGGCCGAGATAAGGGTCGCCACGCTCCTCACCATCAGGGGTTCGCGCTTCAAGCCCGACTACTACGGCGAGGAGATCGATTGGGCGTGGATAGTCTTCCCGTGGAACTTCGTTGAGGACATGATAAACCTCGTTGGCAACCTCTTTGAGGAGAAGGAAGCCTTAACAACCGATGAAATCATCGACCTGTTCAAGGAGCTCCACGGGATGGAAGTCCCGAAGGGCAAGCTTGAGGAAGCACTCAGAATGGCGGAGCGCAGGAAAGTTTTTAAGTTCCGCGAGGGAGCCTGGCGCAAAGCCTGA
- a CDS encoding metal ABC transporter solute-binding protein, Zn/Mn family, with protein MRAGGLVITLILLTATAGLIPFAGASSEKPLVVTSIAPIASIVQDAFGDSVDVVYIIPPGADPHEYQLTASQIELLRKADVIVTTGGHLPVEKKIAELKEEGTITGEALFLDDYKREGFRYLPEHWYNDKDNPHGVWLDPTNALAIARATEKALERANPTQAGLYRASYRDFESRVEAIVEAYRALVEGNKTAVIQMPPDEYAIEWLGIRAAASIKPEEEVPAIGIDELLGTAEGTDLVVYALDSPDQMKDAAKELAAKSGKPLAEITVFWSDRPYTEVLIENSAAVIKALGGRPGETLPAQRDDVGRYVALSLVVGIVLGVALGVILKR; from the coding sequence ATGAGGGCGGGAGGATTGGTTATCACACTCATCTTACTAACCGCGACGGCAGGGCTCATCCCCTTCGCCGGGGCCTCCTCAGAGAAACCCCTCGTAGTTACCAGCATAGCCCCGATTGCCTCAATAGTTCAGGACGCCTTCGGGGACTCCGTGGATGTGGTTTACATAATTCCCCCCGGCGCGGATCCCCATGAGTACCAGCTGACCGCGAGCCAGATCGAACTCCTGAGGAAAGCCGACGTGATAGTAACCACCGGCGGCCACCTGCCCGTGGAGAAGAAGATAGCCGAGCTGAAGGAGGAGGGAACGATAACGGGGGAGGCGCTTTTCCTCGATGACTACAAGCGCGAGGGCTTCCGCTATCTCCCCGAGCACTGGTACAACGACAAGGACAACCCCCACGGCGTCTGGCTGGACCCGACCAACGCCCTGGCCATAGCGAGGGCGACTGAAAAGGCGCTCGAGAGGGCCAACCCCACCCAAGCGGGGCTCTACAGGGCGAGTTACAGGGACTTCGAGAGCAGGGTCGAGGCGATAGTGGAGGCGTACAGGGCGCTGGTTGAGGGCAACAAAACCGCCGTCATCCAGATGCCGCCCGACGAGTACGCCATCGAGTGGCTCGGGATAAGGGCAGCTGCCTCAATAAAGCCCGAGGAGGAGGTTCCTGCGATAGGCATCGACGAGCTCCTCGGAACCGCCGAAGGAACCGACCTCGTGGTCTACGCCCTCGACAGCCCCGACCAGATGAAGGACGCGGCGAAGGAGCTGGCGGCAAAGAGCGGGAAGCCGCTCGCCGAGATAACGGTCTTCTGGAGCGACAGACCTTACACGGAGGTTCTAATCGAGAACAGCGCGGCGGTGATTAAGGCCCTCGGCGGCAGGCCGGGAGAAACCCTGCCGGCCCAGAGGGACGATGTGGGAAGGTACGTGGCGCTCTCCCTGGTCGTCGGCATAGTCCTCGGCGTTGCCCTCGGGGTCATACTCAAGAGATGA
- a CDS encoding heparan-alpha-glucosaminide N-acetyltransferase: protein MLGAEVYLKGRYWEVDLLRGIGITMMVVSNFVTDLWLFLNYSGHRTFWFAFAVVTASIFVFTSGLSFWISYSRTVKRNPQPYMKYFRRFLKLFGLGMLITLVTSLLPGEMTIHFGILHFLGVAALLAIPFHRFERKNLFWAVFFILGYFLVSSLHDGLWLLPLGITPENYFAPDYFPIFPWFGVYLLGMTAGSVFYPGGTRKMHPSLPQSPAIHFLTFAGRHTLAIYLLHQPVLVGLLRLVHGPIPGLPI, encoded by the coding sequence ATGCTGGGCGCCGAAGTGTACCTGAAGGGCCGGTACTGGGAGGTTGACCTCCTCCGCGGCATCGGAATAACGATGATGGTGGTCTCAAACTTTGTCACAGACCTCTGGCTCTTCCTCAACTACTCCGGGCACCGCACGTTCTGGTTCGCCTTCGCAGTTGTCACCGCCTCGATATTCGTCTTCACATCTGGCCTCTCGTTCTGGATAAGCTATTCCCGAACGGTAAAGAGAAACCCCCAACCGTACATGAAGTATTTCCGGCGCTTTCTCAAGCTATTTGGCCTTGGTATGCTCATAACCCTCGTCACCTCCCTTCTCCCGGGTGAAATGACGATTCACTTTGGAATCCTCCACTTCCTCGGCGTGGCGGCTCTCCTGGCCATTCCATTTCACCGGTTCGAGAGAAAGAACCTTTTCTGGGCAGTCTTTTTCATCCTCGGCTATTTCCTGGTGAGCAGCCTCCACGATGGCCTCTGGCTCCTCCCCCTGGGCATTACGCCCGAGAACTACTTCGCTCCCGATTACTTCCCGATTTTTCCCTGGTTTGGAGTGTACCTGCTCGGAATGACCGCTGGGAGCGTTTTCTACCCCGGGGGAACAAGAAAAATGCATCCTTCCCTGCCGCAGAGTCCCGCGATTCACTTCCTAACCTTCGCTGGCAGGCACACGCTGGCAATATACCTGCTCCACCAGCCGGTTCTCGTGGGCCTGCTGAGGCTTGTCCACGGGCCTATCCCGGGGCTTCCAATTTAA
- a CDS encoding FKBP-type peptidyl-prolyl cis-trans isomerase — MKVQKGDVIRLHYTGKVKETGEVFDTTYEEVAKEAGIYNENGIYGPVPIAVGAGHVLKGLDEQLEGLEVGEKYEIIVPPEKGFGKRDPKLIKTFTLGQFRRQGIYPFPGMPVEIETEGGRKLKGRVLTVSGGRVRVDFNHPYAGKHLIYEAEVVEKIEDPIEKVKALIELRMPRVDTGKVIIEVGEKDVTVDFSNAGLEKNTLVLGEILLESDLKFIGYEEVNFKPGVDELLKPPEEKGEEVVELEEEVSEPLLEKVEEKAEEAKEEPEAEAKPEEATEEEPKEKPETKGAEEAEKEKKPKRKTTRKSTKGRKTRRTTTKKTTSKKKTKVVEEKKGESTAKDSE, encoded by the coding sequence ATGAAGGTTCAGAAGGGAGACGTCATAAGGCTTCACTACACCGGAAAGGTCAAGGAGACCGGCGAGGTCTTTGACACCACCTACGAGGAGGTTGCCAAAGAAGCCGGAATCTACAACGAGAACGGTATTTACGGCCCGGTTCCGATAGCCGTCGGCGCCGGTCACGTTCTCAAGGGCCTCGACGAGCAGCTTGAGGGCCTCGAGGTCGGAGAGAAGTATGAGATAATAGTTCCGCCCGAGAAGGGCTTTGGAAAGCGCGACCCCAAGCTCATAAAGACCTTCACCCTCGGCCAGTTCAGGAGGCAGGGCATCTACCCGTTCCCGGGAATGCCGGTTGAGATCGAGACCGAGGGCGGCAGGAAGCTCAAGGGCCGCGTCCTCACCGTCAGCGGCGGCCGCGTGAGGGTTGATTTCAACCACCCCTACGCCGGCAAGCACCTCATCTACGAGGCAGAGGTTGTTGAGAAGATTGAGGACCCGATAGAGAAGGTCAAGGCCCTGATAGAGCTCCGCATGCCCCGGGTGGACACCGGGAAGGTCATCATCGAGGTTGGCGAGAAGGACGTTACCGTGGACTTCAGCAACGCCGGACTTGAGAAGAACACCCTAGTCCTCGGAGAGATACTCCTCGAGAGCGACCTCAAGTTCATCGGCTACGAGGAGGTCAACTTCAAGCCGGGCGTTGACGAGCTCCTCAAGCCGCCCGAGGAGAAGGGCGAGGAAGTCGTGGAGCTCGAGGAAGAGGTCAGCGAGCCCCTCCTTGAGAAGGTTGAGGAGAAGGCTGAAGAGGCCAAGGAAGAGCCTGAGGCTGAGGCGAAGCCGGAGGAAGCCACCGAGGAGGAGCCCAAGGAGAAACCGGAGACCAAGGGGGCTGAGGAGGCGGAGAAGGAGAAGAAGCCCAAGAGGAAGACTACGAGAAAGAGCACCAAGGGCAGGAAGACCAGGAGAACGACGACCAAGAAGACCACCAGCAAGAAGAAGACCAAGGTGGTCGAGGAGAAGAAGGGCGAGTCCACAGCCAAAGACTCGGAGTGA